The following coding sequences lie in one Daphnia pulex isolate KAP4 chromosome 1, ASM2113471v1 genomic window:
- the LOC124189593 gene encoding COP9 signalosome complex subunit 8-like, producing the protein MSSKVVLFESTTQELEKQELEGASGLVLADLHSQLLSIYLCNFDLCNAKFLWKRISNEEKTAFPLLGQIWEVGQKLWLKEHNSVFSLLRNTSWPPSIEPYMTCLEENLRQKSIQLIGKAYLSITSTTFTELVGYVDYPENAEKLLAKLQEEQGWTCDSASKLIIPKRQAAQNVPLMRNEEQLQSLTQFVSFLEN; encoded by the exons ATGTCGTCTaaagttgttttatttgaaagtACCACCCAAGAACTGGAGAAGCAGGAACTCGAG GGTGCGAGCGGATTGGTTTTAGCAGATTTGCATAGTCAGTTACTCAGTATATATCTGTGTAATTTTGACTT ATGCAATgctaaatttctttggaaACGAATCTCAAATGAAGAGAAAACTGCATTCCCCTTACTTGGCCAAATCTGGGAGGTAGGTCAAAAACTATGGTTAAAAGAGCACAATTCAGTGTTCAGCCTTCTCAGAAACACAAGTTGGCCTCCATCAATCGAACCTTACATGACCTGTCTGGAAGAAAATCTTCGGcaaaaatcaattcaactcATAG ggAAAGCTTATCTGTCCATAACTTCAACCACCTTCACTGAATTGGTTGGTTATGTTGATTATCCAGAGAATGCGGAAAAATTACTCGCGAAGCTACAGGAAGAGCAAGGTTGGACGTGTGATTCTGCTTCCAAATTAATCATACCTAAGCGACAAGCCGCCCAAAACGTTCCGTTGATGCGGAATGAAGAGCAATTGCAGAGTCTTACCCAATTCGTCTCGTTCttggaaaattaa